One Burkholderia cepacia genomic window carries:
- a CDS encoding response regulator transcription factor, producing MIRVILADDHAVMRDGLRHILETAGGFEIVGEASDGTATLALVERGTADVLLLDLSMPAPTGIELVRLVKHHAPSLRTLVLTMHAEAQYAARAFKAGATGYLTKDSATAELVEAVCKVAAGGVYVSPSAAESLARTLHAPVETPPHERLSAREFDVMRRIVAGQTVTQIATELALSAKTVSTYKTRILEKMELPHEAALVRYAVRHDLGIDLDDA from the coding sequence ATGATCAGGGTAATTCTGGCTGACGATCACGCAGTCATGCGGGACGGACTGCGTCACATCCTGGAAACGGCCGGCGGCTTCGAAATCGTCGGCGAGGCGAGCGACGGCACGGCCACGCTCGCGCTGGTCGAGCGCGGCACCGCCGACGTGCTGCTGCTCGACCTGTCGATGCCCGCGCCGACCGGCATCGAGCTGGTCCGGCTGGTGAAGCACCACGCGCCGTCGCTGCGCACGCTCGTGCTGACGATGCACGCGGAGGCGCAATACGCAGCGCGCGCGTTCAAGGCCGGCGCAACCGGCTACCTGACGAAGGACAGCGCGACCGCCGAGCTCGTGGAGGCGGTCTGCAAGGTCGCGGCGGGCGGCGTCTACGTGAGCCCGTCGGCGGCGGAGAGCCTTGCCCGGACCCTGCACGCGCCGGTCGAGACGCCGCCGCACGAACGGCTGTCCGCGCGCGAGTTCGACGTGATGCGCCGCATCGTCGCGGGCCAGACCGTCACGCAGATCGCGACCGAACTCGCGCTGAGCGCGAAGACGGTCAGCACGTACAAGACGCGAATCCTCGAGAAGATGGAACTGCCGCACGAAGCCGCGCTGGTCCGCTACGCGGTGCGCCACGACCTCGGCATCGACCTGGACGACGCATGA
- a CDS encoding VTT domain-containing protein: protein MSDTIHAWIGAIGAHPLLVLAIVFVTACAEAIALIGTVVPAGAVMFAAGALIGAGALDGWTTIGVAAVGAVIGDGISYELGRHYHSEVRKWWARRGLAASYERGEEFVLRHGVKSIVLARFLAPVRAVVPVVVGCATLPRRSFYPVNVVSALIWAPVHVAPGIVFGASAALAAAISVRVAVILLVVAALVALVWIGVRVALRRGVPLLRGGAAAAVHACAHRWPGVAVRLRRLVARVRRLPGAILLLALLFVGCVWLFAGLVQDVVANDPLTHADIALYAFLQNLRTPPVDAAMRAIAVLSGRDVGLIVAAAFLVWLMIHRCWLTAAWWLATVGVAVVLVPAFGIAPIGGTPATFEPGGAHVPLPDAEAAFAILATGCMGWALTRGRAVLWRNGVAMAIMLWIVLGGFARLYVGDTWLSGLLGGWSLGLAWFALLAGAYAYWRVREHVQPRGALVAVSVVLATAGVWTIPAAWRADRVQHAHARVVAMTVDQWLRGGWQRVPVRRTEIGGDREEYLPLQWSATSDTLDRHLAQAGWQRATPWSPATALRWLLPQAPAETLPVLPRYSQGVDTRRVFVRVDPGQPDSRLVLRLWRYPYVLQDALGMRPLWYGALYRETLHRPARLMTIVSSATINGAADIAQALAVDAKIVHPPAGASSAPADVLLVWMAMP from the coding sequence ATGAGCGACACGATCCACGCGTGGATCGGCGCGATCGGCGCGCATCCGCTGCTCGTGCTCGCGATCGTGTTCGTGACCGCGTGTGCCGAGGCGATCGCGCTGATCGGCACGGTCGTGCCGGCCGGCGCCGTGATGTTCGCGGCCGGTGCGCTGATCGGCGCGGGCGCGCTCGATGGCTGGACGACGATCGGTGTCGCGGCAGTCGGCGCCGTGATCGGCGACGGCATCAGCTACGAGCTCGGGCGGCACTACCACAGCGAGGTCCGGAAGTGGTGGGCGCGCAGGGGGCTCGCCGCGTCGTACGAACGCGGCGAGGAGTTCGTGCTGCGCCATGGCGTGAAGAGCATCGTGCTCGCCCGTTTTCTTGCGCCGGTGCGCGCGGTCGTGCCGGTCGTCGTCGGCTGCGCGACGCTGCCGCGCCGGTCGTTCTATCCGGTCAACGTCGTCTCGGCACTCATCTGGGCGCCCGTGCACGTCGCGCCGGGCATCGTGTTCGGCGCGTCGGCCGCGCTGGCCGCGGCGATCAGCGTGCGGGTCGCCGTGATCCTGCTGGTCGTCGCGGCGCTGGTCGCGCTCGTGTGGATCGGCGTGCGCGTCGCGCTGCGGCGCGGCGTGCCGCTGTTGCGCGGCGGCGCCGCCGCCGCGGTGCACGCGTGCGCGCATCGCTGGCCGGGCGTCGCCGTGCGGCTGCGCAGGCTGGTCGCCCGCGTGCGCCGGCTGCCGGGCGCGATCCTGTTGCTGGCGCTGCTGTTCGTCGGCTGCGTGTGGCTGTTCGCGGGCCTCGTGCAGGATGTCGTCGCGAACGATCCGCTGACGCACGCGGACATCGCGCTGTATGCGTTCCTGCAGAACCTGCGCACCCCGCCGGTGGACGCCGCGATGCGTGCAATCGCGGTGCTGAGCGGTCGCGACGTCGGCCTGATCGTCGCGGCCGCGTTTCTCGTCTGGCTGATGATCCATCGCTGCTGGCTGACCGCCGCGTGGTGGCTCGCGACCGTCGGCGTCGCCGTCGTGCTCGTGCCGGCGTTCGGCATCGCGCCGATCGGCGGCACGCCCGCGACCTTCGAGCCCGGCGGCGCGCACGTGCCGCTGCCCGATGCCGAAGCCGCGTTCGCGATTCTCGCGACCGGCTGCATGGGCTGGGCGCTGACGCGCGGGCGCGCGGTGCTGTGGCGCAACGGCGTCGCGATGGCGATCATGCTGTGGATCGTGCTCGGCGGCTTCGCGCGGCTGTATGTCGGCGACACGTGGCTGTCGGGCCTGCTGGGCGGCTGGAGCCTCGGGCTGGCGTGGTTCGCGTTGCTGGCCGGCGCCTATGCGTACTGGCGCGTGCGCGAGCACGTGCAGCCGAGGGGCGCGCTCGTCGCGGTGAGCGTGGTGCTCGCGACGGCCGGCGTATGGACGATTCCGGCGGCGTGGCGCGCCGACCGGGTCCAGCATGCACATGCCAGGGTGGTCGCGATGACCGTCGACCAATGGTTGCGCGGCGGATGGCAGCGCGTGCCGGTGCGGCGCACCGAGATCGGCGGCGACCGCGAGGAATATCTGCCGCTGCAATGGAGCGCGACGTCGGATACGCTCGACCGGCATCTCGCGCAGGCCGGCTGGCAGCGCGCGACGCCGTGGTCGCCCGCCACCGCGCTGCGCTGGCTGTTGCCGCAGGCGCCGGCCGAAACGCTGCCGGTGCTGCCGCGCTATTCGCAGGGCGTGGATACGCGGCGGGTGTTCGTGCGCGTCGATCCGGGCCAGCCGGACAGCCGCCTCGTGCTGCGGCTGTGGCGTTATCCGTACGTGTTGCAGGATGCGCTCGGCATGCGGCCGCTGTGGTACGGCGCGCTGTATCGCGAGACGCTGCATCGGCCGGCGCGGCTGATGACGATCGTGAGCAGCGCGACGATCAACGGCGCCGCGGACATCGCGCAGGCGCTCGCGGTCGACGCGAAGATCGTGCATCCGCCGGCCGGCGCAAGCTCGGCGCCCGCGGACGTGCTGCTGGTGTGGATGGCGATGCCGTGA
- a CDS encoding addiction module antidote protein: MTKLKGAVSHHDAEVAELGADRELAVEYLKAAMASLDDPDNRAAGLLALRTVAEAYGGLGAVAAEAGISRESLYRTLSPNGNPTLKTLLAVLKTVGLRLSVEPEQHARP, from the coding sequence ATGACCAAGCTCAAAGGTGCGGTATCGCACCACGACGCGGAAGTCGCCGAACTCGGCGCCGACCGCGAACTCGCCGTCGAATACCTGAAGGCGGCCATGGCATCGCTCGACGATCCCGACAACCGCGCGGCCGGCCTGCTCGCGCTGCGCACCGTCGCGGAAGCGTACGGCGGGCTCGGCGCAGTCGCGGCCGAAGCCGGCATCAGCCGCGAATCGCTGTATCGCACGCTGTCCCCCAACGGCAACCCGACGCTGAAAACGCTGCTCGCGGTGCTCAAGACCGTCGGCTTGCGCCTGTCCGTCGAACCGGAACAGCACGCGCGCCCGTAA
- a CDS encoding type II toxin-antitoxin system RelE/ParE family toxin has translation MPPVVELLRYRCDDGHEPFTEWLLAVRDKLAQARIRERLRRVQTGNFGDCEPVGEGVIELRVHVGAGYRVYFGRYGGALVLLLSGGDKDSQTADIRYANALWHEWKRRQT, from the coding sequence ATGCCGCCTGTCGTCGAACTCCTTCGCTATCGATGCGATGACGGCCACGAGCCGTTTACCGAATGGCTGCTTGCCGTGCGCGACAAGCTTGCACAGGCCCGGATTCGCGAACGCCTGCGCCGCGTGCAGACGGGCAACTTCGGCGATTGCGAGCCTGTCGGCGAAGGCGTGATCGAACTGCGCGTCCATGTCGGCGCCGGCTATCGCGTGTATTTCGGGCGGTACGGCGGCGCACTGGTGCTGCTGCTGAGCGGCGGCGACAAGGACAGCCAGACGGCCGACATCCGCTACGCGAATGCACTCTGGCATGAATGGAAACGGAGGCAAACATGA
- a CDS encoding type VI secretion system Vgr family protein, translated as MLEPTQARTLTVSGSALPTWGGRPVLSARRLVGTDKLGKLYRYTLELTTVADPTLPLWEAKQLVSSESLIGQEVSVTIEFDGRGTFMPGMPGDAGLGKVGAGQRTITGLVTGVTCTGEDDRRVFCRFTVRPWLWFATRNRDSRIFQDMSVVDITDAVLKERRYGGFPFELRLAATGLNGRYPARDYVRQMWESDYAFLTRLWREWGLTFFMDGHMLVIADSPGAHHPHGDMYDTIRYHAPEGARIDEEHIDQLDVSHTLTAGAVHLADYDYTRPRARFTTDENRHGESAFANAEHYAFGDYSQPLAGASGLTGEPNDHEREARHLAGVRVDALRAKALRVTGKGNLRGLAVGHTFHLDAHPLEAANTEYLVVSTDLDLRNMDETTRPAGEDAQYACVTKFTLQPADAFFRNKPRKKPRCGAETAIVVGPADQPMWVDGYARIKVRFVWDRRNGPDENASCWIRVAQPWQGNGFGFVALPRIGQEVTVLYHEGDSDKPFVMARQVNAFNQPPWEVPKNQALTGWLSRSLTDNQSTAVVSDDTPGKLQVQVTSDHAKSRLVIGYNTRIEAKTGRMDARGEGWELSTEAWGVARANRGLLLTTEAREGAAAPVKDMGETITRLTQARDIQESLTEQAQRHGAQRKHADQSEVARAIKTQNDAIRGGAATPEQPFPQFARADMVLASAEGAAITAARSVHVAADEHIALTSVGHMAIAAGRSIYASARKAFSLFVKKGLRLIAGGGKVEIQAQQNGIEIIAKQVLDLISTTDSIRLSAAKNIELKVNGTAVRLGPDGFQVLTGGKCHWYAGDHQRFGPQAPPVKMPVAHIEDAKVAEHFVLVERESGWVLPQQRYRITLNDGRVIEGTSSSHGETELAMSESLQIATLELLRQDGSLLATSCAAITKDAKSKEADAPEGNAT; from the coding sequence ATGTTGGAACCGACTCAAGCCCGCACATTGACCGTGTCGGGTTCCGCGCTGCCGACCTGGGGCGGCCGGCCGGTGCTGTCCGCGCGGCGCCTCGTCGGCACCGACAAGCTCGGCAAGCTGTATCGCTACACGCTGGAACTGACGACCGTCGCTGACCCGACACTGCCCTTGTGGGAAGCGAAACAGCTCGTGTCCTCTGAGTCCCTGATCGGTCAGGAAGTCAGCGTCACGATTGAGTTCGACGGACGCGGCACGTTCATGCCGGGCATGCCCGGCGACGCCGGACTCGGTAAAGTGGGCGCAGGCCAACGCACAATCACGGGTCTCGTGACAGGCGTCACCTGCACGGGCGAGGACGACCGGCGCGTGTTCTGCCGTTTCACCGTGCGGCCGTGGCTGTGGTTCGCCACGCGGAATCGGGACAGCCGGATTTTCCAGGACATGAGCGTGGTGGACATCACCGACGCGGTGCTCAAGGAGCGGCGCTATGGCGGCTTTCCCTTCGAACTGCGGTTGGCCGCGACAGGGCTGAACGGGCGCTATCCCGCGCGCGACTACGTGCGGCAGATGTGGGAGTCCGACTATGCGTTTCTCACGCGGCTGTGGCGCGAGTGGGGGCTGACCTTCTTCATGGATGGCCACATGCTCGTGATTGCCGATTCGCCGGGCGCGCACCACCCGCACGGCGACATGTACGACACGATTCGTTATCACGCGCCGGAGGGCGCGCGCATCGACGAGGAGCACATCGATCAGCTCGACGTGTCGCATACATTGACCGCCGGTGCGGTGCATCTGGCCGACTACGATTACACGAGACCGCGTGCCCGGTTCACGACCGACGAGAATCGCCACGGCGAATCCGCATTCGCCAATGCCGAACACTATGCGTTCGGCGACTATTCGCAGCCGCTGGCGGGCGCGTCGGGGCTGACGGGCGAGCCGAACGACCATGAGCGCGAGGCGCGCCATCTGGCCGGCGTGCGCGTCGACGCGCTGCGCGCCAAGGCTCTGCGAGTAACGGGCAAAGGCAATCTGCGCGGGCTGGCGGTCGGGCATACGTTTCATCTGGACGCGCATCCGCTCGAAGCGGCCAATACGGAGTACCTGGTCGTCTCGACCGATCTCGACCTGCGCAATATGGACGAGACCACGCGGCCGGCTGGCGAGGATGCGCAGTACGCGTGCGTGACGAAGTTCACGCTGCAACCGGCCGACGCGTTCTTCCGGAACAAGCCGCGGAAGAAGCCGCGGTGCGGTGCGGAAACCGCGATCGTGGTCGGGCCGGCCGACCAGCCGATGTGGGTCGACGGCTATGCGCGGATCAAGGTGCGTTTCGTATGGGACCGGCGCAACGGACCGGACGAAAATGCAAGCTGCTGGATACGCGTCGCGCAGCCGTGGCAGGGCAACGGGTTCGGCTTCGTGGCGCTGCCGCGCATCGGACAGGAAGTGACCGTGCTCTATCACGAGGGGGACTCCGACAAGCCCTTCGTGATGGCACGGCAGGTCAACGCGTTCAACCAGCCGCCATGGGAGGTGCCGAAGAACCAGGCGCTCACCGGGTGGCTGAGCCGCTCGCTGACGGACAACCAGTCCACCGCGGTGGTGTCGGACGACACCCCGGGCAAGCTGCAGGTCCAGGTGACGAGCGATCACGCGAAATCGCGCCTGGTGATCGGCTACAACACGCGCATCGAAGCGAAGACCGGACGCATGGATGCGCGTGGCGAGGGCTGGGAGCTGTCGACGGAGGCCTGGGGCGTGGCGCGCGCCAACCGGGGCCTGCTGCTGACCACCGAGGCGCGCGAGGGCGCCGCCGCGCCGGTCAAGGACATGGGTGAAACGATTACGCGGCTCACGCAGGCGCGTGACATCCAGGAAAGTCTCACGGAGCAGGCGCAGCGGCATGGCGCGCAACGGAAACACGCGGACCAGAGCGAGGTTGCACGCGCGATCAAGACGCAGAACGATGCGATCCGGGGCGGAGCCGCTACGCCCGAGCAGCCGTTTCCACAGTTCGCCCGTGCCGACATGGTGTTGGCCAGTGCCGAAGGCGCCGCCATCACGGCTGCGCGCAGCGTGCATGTGGCGGCCGACGAGCATATCGCCCTCACCAGCGTCGGGCATATGGCCATCGCGGCCGGCCGCTCGATCTACGCGAGCGCGCGCAAAGCGTTCTCGCTGTTCGTGAAAAAGGGCCTGCGGCTGATCGCCGGCGGAGGAAAGGTCGAGATCCAGGCACAGCAGAACGGCATCGAGATCATCGCGAAGCAGGTTCTCGACCTGATCAGTACGACCGACAGCATCCGGCTGAGCGCCGCGAAGAACATCGAGCTCAAGGTCAACGGGACGGCCGTGCGGCTCGGCCCGGATGGCTTTCAGGTGCTCACGGGCGGCAAGTGCCATTGGTACGCGGGCGATCACCAGAGGTTCGGGCCGCAAGCGCCACCCGTGAAGATGCCGGTGGCCCATATCGAGGACGCCAAGGTGGCGGAGCACTTCGTGCTGGTGGAACGCGAATCGGGTTGGGTCCTGCCGCAGCAGCGCTATCGCATCACGCTCAACGATGGCCGAGTGATCGAGGGCACGAGCAGTTCGCATGGCGAAACCGAGTTGGCGATGAGCGAGAGCTTGCAGATTGCCACATTGGAGTTGCTGCGCCAGGACGGCTCGCTGTTGGCAACGTCCTGCGCTGCCATCACGAAGGATGCGAAATCGAAAGAGGCCGATGCTCCAGAGGGAAACGCCACATGA
- a CDS encoding LysR family transcriptional regulator translates to MGSIDRKDSTPQLLNRLRMRQVALLLAVEECSTLRAAADRLGLTQPAATKMLRELEDALGQPLFERVGRGLVLNPAGERVLGYFRGIRGSMEALNRELAELQLGSAGRLAIGSIMAATPGRLTEALVQLKSRYPLLAIDIAVDTSDKLMPQLQEGVLEVVIGRNVGADCEFRAVDDEALAIVAGRDHPLVGGGPVEFAALLDYAWILQPTGSPAREVVEREFRMHHQPMPRGLVETGSILTTMSLVDRSRMLGVIPRTVAELNAEHGMVAIVDYALAQKLPSYGSLVRRDRPLSVPAQQFLALFHREAGA, encoded by the coding sequence TTGGGTTCGATCGACAGAAAGGATTCGACGCCGCAACTGCTGAACCGGCTGCGGATGCGCCAGGTCGCGCTGCTACTGGCGGTCGAGGAGTGCTCGACGCTGCGCGCCGCGGCCGACCGGCTCGGCCTCACGCAGCCGGCCGCGACCAAGATGCTGCGCGAGCTCGAGGATGCGCTCGGCCAGCCGCTGTTCGAGCGCGTCGGGCGCGGGCTCGTGCTGAATCCGGCCGGCGAGCGGGTGCTCGGCTACTTCCGCGGAATCCGCGGCAGCATGGAGGCGCTCAACCGCGAGCTGGCCGAACTGCAGCTCGGCAGCGCCGGGCGGCTCGCGATCGGCAGCATCATGGCCGCGACGCCCGGGCGGCTCACCGAGGCGCTCGTGCAGCTGAAGTCACGCTATCCGCTGCTCGCGATCGACATCGCGGTCGACACCAGCGACAAGCTGATGCCGCAGCTCCAGGAAGGCGTGCTCGAAGTGGTGATCGGGCGCAACGTCGGCGCCGACTGCGAGTTCCGCGCGGTCGACGACGAAGCGCTCGCGATCGTCGCCGGCCGCGACCATCCGCTCGTCGGCGGCGGGCCGGTCGAGTTCGCGGCGCTGCTCGACTATGCGTGGATCCTGCAGCCGACCGGCAGCCCCGCGCGCGAAGTCGTCGAGCGCGAGTTCCGGATGCACCACCAGCCGATGCCGCGCGGGCTGGTCGAGACCGGCTCGATCCTGACGACGATGAGTCTCGTCGATCGCTCGCGGATGCTCGGCGTGATTCCGAGGACGGTCGCCGAATTGAATGCCGAGCACGGGATGGTCGCGATCGTCGATTACGCGCTCGCGCAGAAGCTGCCGTCGTATGGGAGCCTCGTGCGGCGGGATCGGCCGCTTTCGGTTCCTGCGCAGCAGTTTCTCGCGTTGTTTCATCGGGAGGCGGGGGCTTGA
- a CDS encoding 4-hydroxythreonine-4-phosphate dehydrogenase PdxA produces the protein MQTNSAIPAHGPARAADPALPVVALTLGDPAGIGPELIAKLLARPDAVTRANLVLIGDRWLWEAGQRTAGVQVDVEPVASLADVRDRPSVARPAFVAIDTVDPAQVTLAQAGPAGGRSVLDVLNRCMDAALAGDVDAICFAPLNKHAMKLGGLAHDDELHHFADYLGVTGYFCEFNTLGELWTARISSHIPLKDAARYLSVERIEQASELIYRSLLANGVAAPKVAIAAFNPHGGDGGMCGREEIDVIAPAVRALQAREWPTDAPFHGPFPADTIFLKAQAGDYQAIVTMYHDQGQIAIKLLGFSRGVTVQGGLPVPITTPAHGTAYDIAGRGAADVGATWQALQIACRMGAAHRRQTTSA, from the coding sequence ATGCAGACGAATTCGGCGATTCCGGCACACGGCCCGGCGCGCGCGGCAGACCCGGCATTGCCGGTCGTCGCGCTGACGCTCGGCGACCCGGCCGGCATCGGCCCCGAGCTGATCGCGAAGCTGCTTGCGCGCCCCGATGCCGTGACGCGCGCCAATCTCGTGCTGATCGGCGACCGCTGGCTGTGGGAAGCCGGCCAGCGCACCGCGGGCGTGCAGGTCGACGTCGAGCCGGTCGCGTCGCTCGCCGACGTGCGCGACCGGCCGTCCGTCGCGCGGCCCGCGTTCGTCGCGATCGATACCGTCGATCCCGCGCAGGTGACGCTCGCTCAGGCCGGCCCGGCAGGCGGCCGCTCGGTGCTCGACGTGCTGAACCGCTGCATGGACGCGGCGCTGGCCGGCGACGTCGACGCAATCTGCTTCGCGCCGCTCAACAAGCACGCGATGAAGCTCGGCGGCCTCGCGCACGACGACGAGCTGCATCACTTCGCCGACTACCTCGGCGTGACCGGCTACTTCTGCGAATTCAACACGCTCGGCGAACTGTGGACCGCGCGGATCTCGTCGCACATCCCGCTGAAGGACGCCGCGCGCTACCTGTCCGTCGAGCGGATCGAACAGGCATCCGAACTGATTTACCGGTCGTTGCTCGCGAACGGCGTCGCGGCGCCAAAGGTCGCGATCGCGGCGTTCAACCCGCACGGCGGCGACGGCGGCATGTGCGGCCGCGAGGAGATCGACGTGATCGCGCCGGCCGTGCGCGCGCTGCAGGCGCGCGAATGGCCGACCGACGCGCCGTTCCACGGCCCGTTCCCGGCCGACACGATCTTCCTGAAGGCGCAGGCCGGCGACTACCAGGCGATCGTCACGATGTACCACGACCAGGGGCAGATCGCGATCAAGCTGCTCGGCTTCTCGCGCGGCGTGACCGTGCAGGGCGGGCTGCCGGTGCCGATCACGACGCCCGCGCACGGCACCGCGTACGACATCGCGGGGCGCGGCGCGGCCGACGTCGGCGCGACCTGGCAGGCGCTGCAGATCGCGTGCCGGATGGGCGCCGCGCATCGCCGGCAGACCACCTCCGCGTGA
- a CDS encoding L-rhamnonate dehydratase, giving the protein MKIKAVRARVYQWKGKTVPPQGNFCSNAMDLLYAPQETMSTFRFHSWTVVEVETDDGIVGLGNVALAPHVAKAIVDQYLAPLVIGQDPWDYEYLNQRMYRATHAWGRKGVGMAAISAVDIAIWDILGKSVGKPVFKLLGGRTKEKIPCYYSKLYRTDLNEMQAEAQRYLDEGFRAFKMRFGYGPAHGQQGVVENLKSVAAIREVIGDDNDLMLECYMGWNLEYAKRILPKLEKYQPRWLEEPVIADDIDGYAELNRLTSIPISGGEHEFSLYGFKQLLDRKAVSVVQYDTNRVGGITMAHKINALCEAYSVPVIPHAGQMHNYHLTMSTLASPMSEYFPMFDVEVGNELFYYIFDGEPAAENGFLQLRDDVPGLGLTLKTEFLDQFDIVE; this is encoded by the coding sequence ATGAAGATCAAGGCTGTGCGCGCCCGCGTGTACCAGTGGAAAGGCAAGACCGTGCCGCCGCAGGGCAATTTCTGCTCGAACGCGATGGACCTGCTGTACGCGCCGCAGGAAACGATGAGCACGTTCCGCTTCCATTCATGGACGGTCGTCGAGGTCGAAACCGACGACGGCATCGTCGGCCTCGGCAACGTCGCGCTCGCGCCGCACGTCGCGAAGGCGATCGTCGACCAGTATCTCGCGCCGCTCGTGATCGGCCAGGACCCTTGGGACTACGAATACCTGAACCAGCGGATGTACCGCGCGACCCACGCGTGGGGCCGCAAGGGCGTCGGCATGGCGGCGATCTCGGCGGTCGACATCGCAATCTGGGACATTCTCGGCAAGAGCGTCGGCAAGCCGGTGTTCAAGCTGCTCGGCGGCCGCACGAAGGAGAAGATTCCCTGCTACTACTCGAAGCTGTACCGCACCGACCTGAACGAGATGCAGGCGGAAGCGCAGCGTTATCTCGACGAAGGCTTTCGCGCGTTCAAGATGCGCTTCGGCTACGGGCCCGCGCACGGGCAGCAGGGCGTCGTCGAGAACCTGAAGTCGGTCGCGGCGATCCGCGAGGTGATCGGCGACGACAACGACCTGATGCTCGAGTGCTATATGGGCTGGAACCTCGAGTACGCGAAGCGCATCCTGCCGAAGCTCGAGAAGTACCAGCCGCGCTGGCTCGAAGAGCCGGTGATCGCCGACGACATCGACGGCTACGCGGAGCTGAACCGGCTGACGAGCATTCCGATCTCGGGCGGCGAGCACGAGTTCTCGCTGTACGGCTTCAAGCAGCTACTGGATCGCAAGGCGGTGTCGGTCGTCCAGTACGACACGAACCGCGTCGGCGGCATCACGATGGCGCACAAGATCAACGCGCTGTGCGAGGCGTACAGCGTGCCGGTGATTCCGCACGCGGGCCAGATGCACAACTACCACCTGACGATGAGCACGCTCGCTTCGCCGATGAGCGAGTACTTCCCGATGTTCGACGTCGAGGTCGGCAACGAGCTGTTCTATTACATCTTCGACGGCGAGCCGGCGGCCGAGAACGGCTTCCTGCAGCTGCGCGACGACGTGCCCGGCCTCGGCCTCACGCTGAAGACCGAGTTCCTCGACCAGTTCGACATCGTGGAGTGA
- a CDS encoding dihydrodipicolinate synthase family protein, with protein MRARYQGVFPVAPTIFTDDGALDLDGQRRAIDFMIDAGSHGICILANYSEQFALGDDERDLLTRTVLEHVAGRVPVIVTTSHFSARICAERNRRAHAMGASMVMVMPPYHGATFRVPEASIHAFFRDVSDGLDIPLMIQDAPASGTTLPVDCLARLAREIDAVSYFKIETPGAAAKLRELIRVGGDAVEGPWDGEEGITLLADLDAGATGAMTGGGYPDGIRRITDAYFAGRRDEACEQYARWLPLINYENRQAGFLAAKALMKAGGVIACDRPRAPWPDLHPDTRAGLLDAARRLDPLVLRWGR; from the coding sequence ATGCGCGCACGTTACCAGGGCGTCTTTCCGGTGGCGCCGACGATCTTCACCGACGACGGCGCGCTCGACCTCGACGGCCAGCGCCGCGCGATCGACTTCATGATCGACGCAGGCTCGCACGGCATCTGCATCCTCGCGAACTACTCGGAGCAGTTCGCGCTCGGCGACGACGAACGCGACCTGCTGACCCGCACCGTGCTGGAGCACGTCGCCGGCCGCGTGCCGGTGATCGTCACGACGTCGCATTTCAGCGCGCGGATCTGCGCGGAACGCAACCGGCGCGCGCACGCCATGGGCGCGTCGATGGTGATGGTGATGCCGCCATATCACGGCGCGACGTTCCGCGTGCCGGAGGCGTCGATCCACGCGTTCTTCCGCGACGTGAGCGACGGGCTCGACATTCCGCTGATGATTCAGGACGCGCCGGCGAGCGGCACGACGCTGCCGGTCGACTGCCTCGCCCGGCTCGCGCGCGAGATCGACGCGGTGTCGTACTTCAAGATCGAGACGCCCGGCGCGGCGGCGAAGCTGCGCGAGCTGATCCGCGTCGGCGGCGACGCGGTCGAAGGGCCGTGGGACGGCGAGGAGGGCATCACGCTGCTGGCCGATCTCGATGCGGGCGCGACGGGCGCGATGACGGGCGGCGGCTATCCGGACGGGATTCGCCGGATCACCGACGCGTATTTCGCCGGCCGCCGCGACGAGGCGTGCGAGCAGTATGCGCGCTGGCTGCCGCTGATCAACTACGAGAACCGGCAGGCGGGCTTTCTCGCGGCGAAGGCGCTGATGAAGGCCGGCGGCGTGATCGCGTGCGACAGGCCGCGCGCGCCGTGGCCCGACCTGCATCCGGACACGCGCGCCGGGCTGCTCGACGCGGCGCGGCGGCTCGATCCGCTCGTGCTGCGCTGGGGGCGGTAG